In the genome of Bremerella sp. P1, the window GGCTCCGAGCGAGGAGGGAAGGATTTCAAACGGTTCCTTCGCGTTGCTCGCGGATCGAGCGCCGAGCTCCGAACCCAATGTTACATCGCTGGAAAGATCGGAACGATCACTCCTGAGCAAATGCAGAACTTGGTAGACGAACTTAAGCAGATTGCCAAAATGCTAACCGGCTTGGACCAATCTCTTACTGAAAACTGAACACTGAAAACTTCCATCTGGCAAAACAAAAAAAACGACCCATCCGAAAATGGGTCGTTTGTCGCTTGACGGTTCTATCTCGCGGGAACGCTAAACGGTTCCGAACTCTGGCTTCCGCCGTCCGAGTTGGCTTTGCAGTCGCGAGACGATGCTGCTGTGCATCTGGCTGACGCGGCTTTCGCTCAGGTCGAGCGTGGCGCCGATTTCTTTCATGGTCAGCTCTTCGTAGTAGTAGAGAATGATGATCAGACGCTCGTTGCGATTGAGCCCCTTGGTCACCAGACGCATCAGGTCATTCTTTTGAATGCGACGCGTAGGGTCTTCACCCTTTTTGTCTTCCAGAATATCGATCTCGCGGACGTCTTTATAGCTGTCCGTTTCGTACCACTTCTTGTTGAGGCTGATGAGCCCGACGGCGTTGGCGTCGGAGACCATCTTTTCGAGATCTTTGAGCGGCATCTGCATATGGTCTGCCAGCTCTTGGTGGGTGGGTGCTCGTCCGAACTTGGCTTCCAATTGCTTGGTAGCTTCATTCAACTTGCTCGCTTTCGAGCGAACCAGACGCGGTACCCAGTCCATGGTTCGCAGTTCGTCGAGCATTGCACCGCGAATACGCGGGACGCAATACGTTTCGAACTTCACGCCTCGGCTCATGTCGAACGCGTCAATTGCGTCCATCAAGCCAAAGACGCCTGCCGAGATCAGGTCGTCGAGTTCGACCCCTTCTGGCAGTCGAGCCCAGATCCGTTCGCCGTTGTATTTCACCAGCGGCAAATAGCGTTCAACAAGTTGGTTTCGTAGTTCTTTCC includes:
- a CDS encoding four helix bundle protein; translated protein: MTYRSFEDLEVWKRSCKLAVLVYESLRDSRDFALKDQMQRSAVSIASNIAEGSERGGKDFKRFLRVARGSSAELRTQCYIAGKIGTITPEQMQNLVDELKQIAKMLTGLDQSLTEN
- a CDS encoding FliA/WhiG family RNA polymerase sigma factor, giving the protein MATTTATREDVSHLWEAYKEDPSRKELRNQLVERYLPLVKYNGERIWARLPEGVELDDLISAGVFGLMDAIDAFDMSRGVKFETYCVPRIRGAMLDELRTMDWVPRLVRSKASKLNEATKQLEAKFGRAPTHQELADHMQMPLKDLEKMVSDANAVGLISLNKKWYETDSYKDVREIDILEDKKGEDPTRRIQKNDLMRLVTKGLNRNERLIIILYYYEELTMKEIGATLDLSESRVSQMHSSIVSRLQSQLGRRKPEFGTV